The DNA window atttaacatacaaatgtaatatctactatctaacatcacacaaactatatttctacactaaacattgatacatgtaacatacttctcaccgctaggggtgcacttctacttaaattcctaaAATGGTCAAGGGTCACAACTATTATTGTCCCTGTCTTCCTGTTGGTCAAGGGTCAAAACAATTATTGTCCCTGTCTTACTTTTAtgatttcatacacatttttcaataaccGGGAAAAGACAACTTATCCTCATTAGAAACCCAATCAATAACCGGAATTTGGATTTAAGTGTGTAAAAAGCTTTTCAAATGAACTcaattacaaataataaaaagaactTGTGTTACTTACTAAAGTGTAATGTTATCAAATGTTTCTAGAAACATGCTTTGAACATCATGCACAACAACAGAATCCACGCTTTCTATCACTTCCGACCCTCTGTACTTTACTTAAAACATTTCAGCTGCATTTGGACACTTCCTTAGCAACAAATAAAGTTAAATACACAGTGGAACATTTAAATTGAAGCGTTTAAAAACCTCTCAACCCCAGTACCAAGTGTTAAGATCATTAAAAGCTTGGTACTCCTTGTGGTTTTGTAAGTATCTACATGTTTTGCAGGCAATTTCTCTTCCAAACAGATCCCTTTTGACTTTAAACATGCTTCTCCAGTTGAAGAATCGCATGTACTCGGTTTGATTTTGGTCAAGGTAAAGTAGCCGCTCTGCCAACTCCTTGGGAGAAGGGAAGTCATCGACATGAATGAAAGACTCAGCTGGGGCATGGCCCTCATACATGTGTCTTGGCGGGCCCATAACTACCGGAACACTTCCCCAAGTCAAAGGATTAAAGAACTTCTCTGTGATGTAATCTCTGTGGAAGGAGTTTTCAAAGGAGAGGTAGAATTTACAACTAGACATTATTTTTACAAAGTCTTCATTACCGACAGGTTTTTGAAAGGCTCCCCCATAAGCATGAATTGTTACGTGTTTCTTCAGTTCATTGTAGTACTGAACTCTCTTCATATTCGGGCTCCAGTTGCTCACAATCCAACACACCAACTTGTCCTTTGCTGGCAATTTGAAACTCTCATTTGTAGAGGTCACGGGATACAGATTCCCATAAGGCACTGGAATACTTGAATCACGCCGATAGTTGCTTGTCAAGTTGAATAACTCATTCAGTCCAGCGATTTTACCTGAGTTGGTGGGCGACTCCATATTTGACCAAACCCATTTCTGAAAAACGGGGCGTGGCACTTTGGGCATGTTTTCTAAATTTCCATGTATATCCCTGTGGTGGAAGACCACCCCGTGGGCCTTATGGTAAAGTTCCTTGTCATCTGTTAAGTGGCATcttttgaaattgaaaatgtcgCAGTTGAGTTCAAATCTGAAGCCAAACGGCCACATCCAGATCAGCACAACAGTGTCGGACTCAGCGTCCACTGCTGCTGCCTGGAGCTTCTCGGTTGGACCTGAATGTGTTTCATTGTGGAGctctgtggagctgctggggatTGAGTCATTATTCTGTAGTTTCTCGATACACAGGAAGGCAGGACAAATCCGACCAACTCTTCCAAAATCTGTGTAGGTGATGTCGTCCATGTACGAGATGAAAAGGCAGATGAAGCAAAACACCAAAAGGCTGCCGAGGAGAAATGGACGCTGAGGAGTCGACTGGGAGGCTGAACAGGACATGGCTCACCTTCAGAGACAGAGCAGATGCATCAATAGTGGACACACAACATTTGAGTGGACAATGCGTTGAGTTGACTGTGATTTCAAAAGGTGTTTTCAATGTGCTATGTTTCTCCATTTTCTTAAGTTTCtccccaaaaacacaaaatgtatccGGCCTTATTGAGATATTTTAATCAACCAGACGAACTGAGAGAGCCTCGTCATTAAATTCATGTCCTGGTGTCGTCAAATGGAGTACACTGTGTGTACTGTGGCAACCCACGGGTGCAGGTCCCTAGGAGCACCAatcagcaccaaggtcaggTGACTAAAAGGGGatacgccccgccccccccccgggagacaacgagcggcacagctgcggctcatgaggctgatgaaggtggGCCCCACTATAAAGGACCAACCGTTCCAACAGCCAGGGAGAACTAGACGTGAGTAGGAGCTGACGTCAGGCCGAGGCCTGCGCTAACACATATGCGTTAACCCCTAAggacttttcttctgttttccctGCAGTGAGGAGACCGAGTGCTGGACCGTCGAGCGGGACCGAGGGACCCAAACCCTCCAAAGAGGAAGAActtactttggcttttttttctttttgtttggacgtttagaaataaatcaaaccttttttgtgCAACCACTCGTGACTCCCAGCAGATTCTTTTTGCCCACACCCGTGGATTGCCACATAtggtggaggatgcgggcaaTTCTTTAGTTCCACCGCCGTAACCCCGAAAGCAGGAGACTATGGGAGAAGCAATGGAGGCCGCGATGGCCAGGCTTCTCCAAGCCCAGGCGCAGCAGGTGCAGAGCATGGCAGCCCTTCAGGGGACATTCGACCGGCTGGCTGAGAACTTAACCCCAAGGGCCCCTCACGCGTCCCCAACAGCTCTACTCACAAAGCAGACCCCCGGAGACAATGTGGAGGCCTTCCTTGAGGTCTTCGAACGAACGGCAGAACGTGAAGGCTGGCCGGAAGACAGGTGGGCACACATTCTGGCGCCTTTTCTGACAGGGGACGCCCAGAGGGCGTACCAAGACCTCGGGACCAGGGAGGCTACAGACTACCCAACGCTGAAGGGGGCCATCCTGGCCCACTATGGGCACAATTTAGCCGGCCGCGCCCAGCGGGTCCACGATTGGGTGTACGACCCCCAGGGTCCCGTGCGGAGCCAGGTGGTGCGCCTGGGGAGGCTTACCCGTAGCTGGTTGGTGACCGGGGAGGGTCCAGCTGCCATCGACCGCGTCGTTATGGACCGCTGCATCCGGGCCCTGCCTCTCGACGCCAAGCGATGGGCAGCCCAGAACCACCCCGCGTCGGTGGACGAGCTGATTAACCTACTGGAGAACCATCGGGTCAGCCAGCAGATGACGGCGGGGACATGCCCTGCTCCCCGAGGCCTTGAGGGACGGGCTCCGATCCGGCCATCAGCAACCCTTCTTCGCCCGGCTCCGAGAACCGCTCCGCGCCCAACACCCGACAGGTCTGAGTGGAGATGTTTTTCGTGCGGCCAGTTAGGACATATTGCCCGGCAGTGCCCTGCGGGCGATGTGCCCATGCCCTCCGCCAGCACGGAGGAACAGCACCGCCCAGGGAGGTGCCTCATGACTACCTGTTGGACCCCCCCGATACCCGGCGCCGCAACTGTGCCGGTTCGGGTGGGGAACCAGGACACCTCAGCCCTGATAGATTCGGGTAGTGTGGTTACCCTGATCCGCCCTGAGTGggcggaaggagaagaggggccACGCATCGAGGTGACCTGCGTCCATGGGGACCTCAAGGCATATCCAACGAGATGGATCCAGGTGTGTACCCCCCGGGGATCTTTTTCCATACGGGCTGGGCTGGTTCCCGACCTCCCGGTCCCCATGATCATTGGACGCGACTGCCCCATTTTTGAGAGATTTTGGGGTCTGCGACCGAGGGGAGGGCACGATAGGGCCTCCCAGCCAAGACCCATCCGACGCGGGAGACCCAGGGCTGCCTGTGCGGCCCACGCTCCGTCCGGTTCGTCCGACGAGGGCCCCCCGGAAGAGGCAAGACCCCTTCCCCCCTCGCCTTCGACTGCACCCGGAGGCTCCAACCGGGCGAGGGGCCGAACCCCCGATACGGACACCGCTACGGAGGGATCCCAAATCcccagagggggggagggcgggagcCTTACGGAGTTCTCAGAATTCCCCTTAGTCGCGGACGGGATGGGGAACAGAGAGGGCCAGTTTGCTACAGCCCAGAAAGAAGACGACACCCTGAAACACGCCTGGGCTCGGGTGCTCGCCCACGACGGACAGCCCATCGACCCGGTGAGTGCCTTGTCTTACCCCTTCTTTGTTACAAAAAATTCATTGCTGTATAGGATGTGCCAGAAAGGAGGGCAGACAGTCGAACAGTTAGTAGTCCCTCGCCCCTACACCAGTAAGGTATTGTATCTGGCCCACTCCCACCTTATGGGCGCTCACCTAGGGATGGATAAGACACGGGAGAGGATAGAAACCCGGTTTTACTGGCCCGGCATGAAAAGGGCAGTCGTGGATTATTGCGCCGGCTGCCCAGAGTGCCAACTAGTGGCCCCCCGGCCCTCAGTGAGGCACCCGCTAATCCCCCTGCCAATTATCGAAGAACCATTCGAGCGACTTGCCATGGACATTGTAGGTCCACTGCCCAAAACTAGTAGGGGTCATCGATACATCCTAGTGATCATAGACTATGCAACCAGATACCCGGAAGCTCTACCACTGCGAGCTGCCACCGCCAAAGCGGTGGGTAAAGAATTGTTCTTATTGTTCAGTAGGGTAGGAATAGCAAAGGAAATCCTCACTGACCAGGGCACTTGTTTCATGTCAAgggttttaaaagaaatgttaagACTGCTACAGGTGAAGCAACTACGAACATCAGTTTATCACCCCCAAACGGACGGCCTGGTAGAACGGTTCAACCAGACGCTAAAACGGATGCTTAAGAAGGTAATGGAGGCCGATGGGAAGAACTGGGACCAATTGCTACCCTACGTTCTGTTTGGGGTAAGAGAAGTGCCTCAGGCGTCCACAGGGTTCTCCCCGTTCGAGCTGCTGTACGGGAGAAGACCCCGCGGACTTTTAGACATCGCTAAGGAAGCCTGGGAGAGTCAGCCTTCACCCCATCGCACCATCATCGAGCACGTGGACCAAATGAGGACCCGGATGGCCCAAGTCTGGCCAGTAGTGAGGGAACACCTGCAACAGGCACAGCAGGCCCA is part of the Pungitius pungitius chromosome 2, fPunPun2.1, whole genome shotgun sequence genome and encodes:
- the LOC119210372 gene encoding 4-galactosyl-N-acetylglucosaminide 3-alpha-L-fucosyltransferase 9-like, with protein sequence MSCSASQSTPQRPFLLGSLLVFCFICLFISYMDDITYTDFGRVGRICPAFLCIEKLQNNDSIPSSSTELHNETHSGPTEKLQAAAVDAESDTVVLIWMWPFGFRFELNCDIFNFKRCHLTDDKELYHKAHGVVFHHRDIHGNLENMPKVPRPVFQKWVWSNMESPTNSGKIAGLNELFNLTSNYRRDSSIPVPYGNLYPVTSTNESFKLPAKDKLVCWIVSNWSPNMKRVQYYNELKKHVTIHAYGGAFQKPVGNEDFVKIMSSCKFYLSFENSFHRDYITEKFFNPLTWGSVPVVMGPPRHMYEGHAPAESFIHVDDFPSPKELAERLLYLDQNQTEYMRFFNWRSMFKVKRDLFGREIACKTCRYLQNHKEYQAFNDLNTWYWG
- the LOC134107100 gene encoding uncharacterized protein LOC134107100, with protein sequence MGEAMEAAMARLLQAQAQQVQSMAALQGTFDRLAENLTPRAPHASPTALLTKQTPGDNVEAFLEVFERTAEREGWPEDRWAHILAPFLTGDAQRAYQDLGTREATDYPTLKGAILAHYGHNLAGRAQRVHDWVYDPQGPVRSQVVRLGRLTRSWLVTGEGPAAIDRVVMDRCIRALPLDAKRWAAQNHPASVDELINLLENHRVSQQMTAGTCPAPRGLEGRAPIRPSATLLRPAPRTAPRPTPDRSEWRCFSCGQLGHIARQCPAGDVPMPSASTEEQHRPGRCLMTTCWTPPIPGAATVPVRVGNQDTSALIDSGSVVTLIRPEWAEGEEGPRIEVTCVHGDLKAYPTRWIQVCTPRGSFSIRAGLVPDLPVPMIIGRDCPIFERFWGLRPRGGHDRASQPRPIRRGRPRAACAAHAPSGSSDEGPPEEARPLPPSPSTAPGGSNRARGRTPDTDTATEGSQIPRGGEGGSLTEFSEFPLVADGMGNREGQFATAQKEDDTLKHAWARVLAHDGQPIDPVMEADGKNWDQLLPYVLFGVREVPQASTGFSPFELLYGRRPRGLLDIAKEAWESQPSPHRTIIEHVDQMRTRMAQVWPVVREHLQQAQQAQARVYNRGPPAQPTPALTARIPLPNVPMGDHLSPSQLQDLREVVWQHLDVFSDLPGRTAVATPDIRTEPGVTVRVKPYRVPEARREAIRQETQ